Below is a window of Humulus lupulus chromosome 2, drHumLupu1.1, whole genome shotgun sequence DNA.
TGGAATAGAATGGTTTCAGAATTCGAATTTGAGGATAGTCGATGGGCAAAAACTACCTACAATAGTAGGAGGAGTTGGGTAAAATGTTTCCTACGAGGGCATTTCTTTGGGGGACTAAGAACTACTCAAAGATCAGAGTCAATTAATTCCTACTTGTCCCACTTCCTGACGAGCAAACTCAAACTTAGAGATCTGGTTGGCCAAGTAGACAAGGCCATACAAAGTATTCGTCACACAGAACGGGAAGACGAATTCATCAGCAACCACAGTACGCCACAATTACCATCGAACATCCTCTGACAGTACTATGAACAGGTGGCTTCGATTTTGACAAGGAACATGTACAAAAAAGTTGAGGAGCAGATCACGAGTGCCCTGGCTTACTCAGTGGAATCCACCAACGTATCCATTGACTTCAGGTTCTACTCACTGACGCGGTTTCCAAAGGGACTTGTACGAAGTAGGGTGCGCTACCATATTGTCGATGGTCATATAAACTGTACGTGTATGTTGTTCGAGTCGGATGGAATTCCATGTCGACATATATTTGCAGTTATGAAGCACCTCAACATACCATGCATTCCTGAATCTCTTTATAAGGACTGGTGGAAGAAGGATGCGAAAAACACGATTGGGTTAAAAAATTTATCCCACTCAACGGTGCCACCGGATGTGCTAGTTTGTACAAGATGGGGATCTTTAACTTTGCGTTTCAATGCAATGGGATACTATGCCACAAAacataatgaaaattttgaagaGGCAATGAATGAAATGTCACGTATGGAACAAAAATTTAAGTCAATGTCAGTGGAGGTCCAATCTGTAGACCAAGTTTCAAATGTGGCTCCTACTAACAGCCGCGATCACCCCGCCAACAGAGGAATTCGAGACCTAACTGTGGTAAGAACGAAGGGGAGGGAAACAAACAAGTCAAAATCAAAAGAGAAGGACACAGAAAATGGGAGATCCAAGAAAAATAGGTGTCGCAACTGCAACCAGTTAGGGCATAATAAGGCTACTTGCAAATCTAATCCCGCAGCTCACACAATAGAAAAAGATTACGAACCTTCTTGTAATAGTCCAACCACTGAAGCAGAACCGTGGCTATACCTCATGCCGTCTCAATTGAGCTTCACCGAAGACAAAAATCTTCAATTCCATCAGTGGTATAGTGATATTCCCACTAGTTCTAATATTGGGCCTAACTAGGATGATAGTAGTCACTTCACGTCAGCATGTGAATTAAATCATATATGAaaaagtgtatgttatatgtttcAATGTTTAATAGTAACCTAACGCGATTACCCGTTGGTTGCCCATATTTTTAGACAAAGAACTCTATCACTCCTCACACACTTTCAGTGATTGAGTAATTGTTTTTTGGCACTTAACTTACATTATCGTACCACCCACTATTCATCTATGAAATCAGTTCCATTAACAGTTAATATTTAAAATTGCACCACACGATGTTTATGTAAGTTTtcaattaattatgtaattttcaattaattatgtAACTTCTACAGACCTATGGACAGTAGGGTCGTAATAGGTGTTCATTTACCTAAAACTAGCGATGATGTCTATTAAGCTAATCCAAGTTTATTTGGACTACAGATATTTTGTACTGAATACCAAAACTAAAAATACTACATAAAAAAATACTCATTCGTCAATATTAAGGATGTATCTGCGATAACTAAAGTCTCTGGAAcacataattaaaaattattagtaAGGGTAGTATCTTCAATAATTAAGTCATTAACATAGATTCCTCATTCACTTTCACTAGAAgttgaaatgaaaaaaataaacgagTCCACTACCCTCGTTCTCAATCTTCAACAAAGAGTCACCAACCTAGACGCTCTACAATTTCTCTCGAATAGCTTCAGCATGTTCGTCGATCCACTGGCACATCACGTCCCACTATATTCTTCACTTTCATGTGAAGATATTGTTCGTATTTACTAACCGCTTCCTTCTTAAGCTCCTCCACTGCTCGGGACATCTGTTGATACTCGGGCGTGAGAAGACCCGACCGAAGTTCCTCTAATTTTTTTGTCTTAACTTCCACCTCTGCTTCCAATTCTGTGATCCCCTCTTCCAGGAAATTGTTTCTTTGTTCCAACATACGATTAtcgaaatttataaaaaaaaattcgctTTCCCTTTGCTCCAATTTCTGATGCAGATCATTGATGTACTGTATAGGCTCTGGGGGTAGGTTTGTTACTCTGTTGTGACTGAATTCTTCCTACTCCGGCGGGTCTAGACGTTGTCGGTTGAGCTCAGGGAACACCTCAATATTACATGAGTCAATTGATGAATCAGAATCCATTGCCAACGTCTGCAAAGAGAGTTGAAGGTAAATATGTTAAACTAACTGAGAAATCAATATGGAGGAGGTGAGATTTTGAAGAATGGAGTACATGATCATTTATTGTCCAATACGTAGGGTATTGAAGATGTGGGCCCGCAATATCTTCAGGGTATGGACAAGTGATACTTCAGTCTTTAGTATTTCCATAATTTTGTTGTATCTGAAGTGAAGAAATTGGTCCCCATCCATTATTTGGCTATTTGGTTGGAGTA
It encodes the following:
- the LOC133813852 gene encoding protein FAR1-RELATED SEQUENCE 5-like, which translates into the protein MKNKPPPVVVTDGDHAMAKAIQKVFPTSVHRLCAWHLQNNVTINAPHPVFKSKFNELLYQYCTEEDFKDTWNRMVSEFEFEDSRWAKTTYNSRRSWVASILTRNMYKKVEEQITSALAYSVESTNVSIDFRFYSLTRFPKGLVRSRVRYHIVDGHINCTCMLFESDGIPCRHIFAVMKHLNIPCIPESLYKDWWKKDAKNTIGLKNLSHSTVPPDVLVCTRWGSLTLRFNAMGYYATKHNENFEEAMNEMSRMEQKFKSMSVEVQSVDQVSNVAPTNSRDHPANRGIRDLTVVRTKGRETNKSKSKEKDTENGRSKKNRCRNCNQLGHNKATCKSNPAAHTIEKDYEPSCNSPTTEAEPWLYLMPSQLSFTEDKNLQFHQWYSDIPTSSNIGPN